The following proteins come from a genomic window of Lachnoclostridium phytofermentans ISDg:
- the pstB gene encoding phosphate ABC transporter ATP-binding protein PstB produces the protein MSKDKIITRDLQLYYGTNHALKGINMDIKEKSITAFIGPSGCGKSTFLKTLNRMNDYVDGIKITGQILLDGEDIYGERVDTTLLRKKVGMVFQQPNPFPMSIYDNIAYGPRIHGIKGKAELDEIVERSLRGAALFDEVKDRLRKSALGLSGGQQQRLCIARALAVEPEILLMDEPTSALDPISTLKIEDLMSDLKEKYTVAIVTHNMQQAARISDYTAFFLVGDMVEFAETETLFTRPTDKRTEDYITGRFG, from the coding sequence GTGAGTAAGGATAAGATTATAACAAGAGATTTACAATTATATTATGGAACTAATCATGCGCTAAAAGGAATTAATATGGATATCAAGGAGAAATCGATTACCGCTTTTATAGGTCCTTCCGGTTGTGGTAAGTCAACATTTCTTAAGACATTAAACCGTATGAATGATTATGTGGATGGAATTAAGATTACGGGTCAGATTCTTCTTGATGGTGAGGATATCTATGGAGAACGAGTAGATACTACCTTACTTCGAAAAAAAGTTGGTATGGTATTTCAGCAGCCAAATCCATTTCCTATGAGTATTTATGATAATATAGCTTATGGACCAAGAATCCATGGAATAAAAGGAAAAGCAGAACTAGATGAAATTGTTGAGAGATCCTTACGTGGAGCAGCATTGTTCGATGAAGTAAAAGACCGTTTAAGAAAATCTGCTCTTGGTTTGTCTGGCGGACAGCAGCAAAGACTATGTATTGCTAGAGCGCTTGCAGTAGAACCAGAAATTTTATTAATGGATGAACCAACATCAGCACTCGATCCAATCTCAACATTAAAGATTGAGGACTTAATGAGTGATTTAAAAGAAAAGTATACCGTTGCTATCGTTACACATAATATGCAACAAGCAGCACGTATTTCTGATTACACAGCATTTTTCTTAGTTGGAGATATGGTTGAATTTGCTGAAACAGAAACATTATTTACTAGACCTACAGATAAGAGAACAGAGGATTATATTACAGGTAGATTTGGCTGA
- the pstA gene encoding phosphate ABC transporter permease PstA — translation MDRTTSICEKRRKSKDTILIGFTLLCAGIAIALFVGIVAYVFFRGIKSVNWEFLTTAPSAIKGTFGIAGNIINTLYIVILTLLLVTPIGIGAAIYLNEYAKPGKVVRLIEFTTETLSGIPSIIFGLFGMVFFGTTLGLSYSLLTGALTLSLMVLPLITRNTQEALKTVPKSYRDGALGMGSTKWHMIRTILLPSAMPGIITGIILATGRIVGESAALLFTAGSGYLLPKLGEYGEGLFTKVTGPGGTLTIQLYLSMTKAEYDQAFGIAAVLLTIVLGINILTKVLARKFDVNRR, via the coding sequence ATGGATAGAACAACTAGTATTTGTGAGAAAAGAAGAAAATCAAAAGATACGATTCTAATCGGTTTTACCCTCCTCTGCGCAGGAATCGCCATTGCATTGTTTGTTGGTATTGTAGCATATGTTTTCTTTCGAGGAATCAAAAGCGTTAACTGGGAGTTTCTTACGACTGCACCAAGTGCCATAAAAGGAACCTTCGGTATCGCAGGAAATATTATTAATACTTTGTACATTGTCATTTTAACCTTATTATTAGTAACACCTATTGGTATCGGTGCAGCGATTTATCTGAATGAATACGCAAAGCCTGGAAAAGTGGTTCGATTAATTGAATTTACTACGGAGACATTAAGTGGTATCCCATCCATTATCTTTGGTTTATTCGGAATGGTATTTTTTGGAACTACTCTTGGATTATCTTATTCCTTATTAACAGGAGCCCTAACCTTAAGTTTAATGGTGCTTCCTCTTATTACAAGAAATACTCAAGAAGCATTAAAGACGGTTCCAAAAAGCTATCGTGATGGTGCTCTTGGTATGGGATCAACAAAATGGCATATGATTAGAACAATCCTATTACCATCTGCAATGCCAGGGATTATTACTGGTATCATTCTTGCCACAGGAAGAATTGTCGGAGAGTCCGCAGCTCTTTTATTTACCGCAGGTAGTGGATACTTATTACCGAAACTTGGTGAATATGGGGAAGGGTTATTTACGAAGGTAACTGGGCCAGGTGGTACATTAACCATTCAGCTTTACCTTAGTATGACAAAAGCAGAATATGACCAAGCATTCGGTATCGCTGCTGTTTTGTTAACGATAGTTTTAGGTATTAATATTCTAACAAAAGTGTTAGCACGTAAGTTTGACGTGAATCGGAGGTAA
- the pstC gene encoding phosphate ABC transporter permease subunit PstC has translation MPVSSSIHGGMYQKATDRVEKVAHGIFITCAFAAVLAVASISLYMIINGVPAIFKVGLKEILFGTVWKPTAAEPSFGIAYVILTSIIGTLAAILIGVPIGVGTAVFLTEIASKKVAAIITPAVELLAGIPSVVYGLLGLLILNPLMYQLELHIFRDSKAHVYTGGSNLISAVLVLAIMILPTVISISSSALRAVPASLKNASLAVGATKMQTITRVLLPAAKSGIVTAIILGIGRAIGEAMAISLVSGSVVNIPLPFNSVRFLTTAIVSEMSYSQGTHRQVLFTIGLVLFVFIMIINLSLNRILKKGGKVER, from the coding sequence ATGCCAGTAAGTAGTTCGATACATGGCGGGATGTATCAAAAAGCTACTGATAGAGTAGAAAAAGTAGCGCATGGTATTTTTATTACTTGCGCTTTTGCTGCTGTCCTTGCAGTAGCATCAATTTCACTCTACATGATTATTAATGGTGTACCAGCAATATTTAAGGTAGGTTTAAAAGAAATTCTGTTTGGTACCGTATGGAAACCTACAGCAGCAGAACCTAGCTTTGGTATCGCCTATGTAATTTTAACTTCCATCATTGGTACGCTTGCAGCGATTTTAATTGGTGTGCCAATTGGCGTAGGTACCGCAGTGTTTTTAACTGAAATCGCTAGTAAAAAAGTAGCAGCAATCATAACTCCAGCGGTAGAATTACTAGCAGGAATTCCGTCCGTAGTCTATGGTTTACTTGGTTTACTAATTTTAAATCCTCTCATGTACCAATTAGAACTGCATATATTCAGAGATTCAAAAGCACATGTGTACACTGGTGGCTCCAACTTAATATCTGCGGTTTTAGTATTAGCAATCATGATATTACCAACCGTAATTAGCATTAGTTCTTCTGCACTACGTGCTGTCCCAGCTTCTTTAAAAAATGCTTCCTTAGCAGTAGGAGCTACTAAAATGCAAACAATAACAAGAGTATTACTTCCTGCAGCTAAGTCTGGTATCGTAACAGCGATTATTTTAGGTATCGGACGTGCGATTGGTGAAGCGATGGCGATAAGTTTAGTAAGTGGTAGTGTTGTAAATATTCCACTTCCATTTAATTCGGTACGTTTCTTAACAACAGCGATTGTTAGTGAGATGTCCTATTCTCAAGGAACTCATCGTCAAGTCCTCTTTACAATCGGCTTGGTATTATTCGTGTTTATCATGATTATAAACCTTTCCTTAAATAGAATTCTTAAGAAGGGAGGAAAGGTTGAAAGATAG
- a CDS encoding phosphate ABC transporter substrate-binding protein codes for MRKFMKKAAIVACCVALIGGVLTGCSKSDNNKDLNNSNSNNQGATNEPTKAEDNKQGNKKLSGSIMLVGSTSMEKLSRAVAEDFMSKNGGVIVTPEFVGSGAGIEAVLKGTADIGNSSRNLKDAEKEAGAVENIVAIDGIAVVLDKANTVTNLTKDDLIGIYTGTIRNWSDLGGSNQPIVVIGREAGSGTRGAFEEILKIEDQCAYANELDNTGAVMAKVASIPGAIGYVSLDVVDDSVNAASLDGVAPTAENIKAGDYFLSRPFVMATKGAISEQSELVQAFFDYMYSEDGKAIIEAVGLISID; via the coding sequence ATGAGAAAATTTATGAAGAAAGCAGCAATTGTGGCATGTTGCGTAGCATTAATCGGAGGAGTACTTACCGGTTGTAGTAAAAGCGATAATAATAAGGATTTAAATAATTCAAATTCAAATAATCAAGGTGCAACAAACGAACCTACAAAAGCAGAAGATAACAAGCAAGGAAACAAAAAATTAAGCGGATCTATTATGTTAGTAGGCTCTACCTCTATGGAGAAGTTAAGCAGAGCAGTAGCAGAAGATTTTATGAGTAAAAATGGTGGTGTAATAGTAACACCTGAATTCGTTGGTTCTGGTGCAGGTATCGAGGCAGTTTTAAAAGGAACCGCGGACATCGGTAATTCTTCTAGAAATTTGAAAGATGCGGAGAAAGAAGCCGGAGCAGTTGAAAATATTGTAGCAATCGATGGTATTGCTGTAGTACTTGATAAAGCGAATACAGTAACAAACTTAACTAAGGACGATTTAATTGGTATCTATACAGGTACTATCCGTAATTGGAGTGATTTAGGTGGCAGTAATCAACCAATTGTTGTTATCGGTAGAGAAGCTGGTTCAGGTACAAGAGGAGCTTTTGAAGAAATCTTGAAAATTGAAGATCAGTGTGCATATGCAAACGAGTTAGATAATACAGGAGCTGTTATGGCAAAGGTTGCTTCCATACCTGGTGCAATCGGATATGTATCACTTGATGTTGTTGATGATAGTGTAAATGCTGCTTCTTTAGATGGTGTAGCTCCTACAGCAGAGAATATCAAAGCTGGTGATTACTTCTTAAGCAGACCATTTGTTATGGCAACGAAAGGTGCAATCAGTGAACAAAGTGAATTAGTTCAAGCTTTCTTCGATTATATGTATTCAGAAGATGGAAAAGCAATCATTGAAGCGGTAGGTTTAATTTCCATAGATTAA